In a genomic window of Streptomyces pristinaespiralis:
- a CDS encoding aspartate/glutamate racemase family protein — MLALLHTSPVHIPVFDALRDTGRPSLELRHLVHGELLARAMAEGPQSVAPAVEEILAAAVAEGATAVLCTCSTIGQVAEACAPRLGVPVLRVDRPMAAAAALHRRIVVVAAVRSTLEPTAALIREEAAGRDIDLSTRLVDGAWERFEAGDQDGYLDAVAGALDEVRGADVIVLAQASMADAAGRTSNHVPVLSSPGTGFHAAAAAAGV, encoded by the coding sequence ATGCTGGCGCTGCTGCACACCTCCCCCGTCCACATACCCGTCTTCGACGCGCTGAGGGACACCGGCCGTCCGTCCCTGGAGCTACGGCACCTCGTCCACGGTGAGCTGCTGGCCCGCGCGATGGCCGAAGGGCCGCAGTCCGTCGCCCCCGCGGTGGAGGAGATCCTTGCCGCGGCGGTGGCCGAGGGCGCCACGGCGGTGCTGTGCACCTGCTCCACGATCGGGCAGGTCGCGGAGGCCTGCGCGCCACGCCTCGGCGTCCCCGTGCTGCGGGTGGACCGGCCGATGGCCGCCGCCGCGGCCCTGCACCGGCGGATCGTCGTGGTCGCGGCGGTGCGCAGCACGCTGGAACCGACGGCCGCGCTCATCAGGGAAGAGGCCGCCGGGCGCGACATCGACCTGAGCACCCGGCTCGTCGACGGCGCATGGGAACGCTTCGAGGCGGGGGACCAGGACGGCTACCTGGACGCCGTGGCCGGGGCACTCGACGAGGTGCGCGGTGCGGACGTGATCGTGCTCGCCCAGGCCTCGATGGCGGACGCCGCCGGCCGCACGAGCAACCACGTGCCCGTGCTGTCCAGCCCGGGCACGGGCTTCCACGCCGCAGCCGCGGCGGCGGGCGTCTGA
- a CDS encoding MBL fold metallo-hydrolase produces MTVHKVGQDISVLNDCLEVPGIGFLPVNAFVLHAAEPVVVDTGVGLPDRDFLGTLGSVVDPADVRWIWLTHPDRDHTGGLFALLDAAPRARLVTTFLGVGIMSTERPLPLDRVYLLNPGQTLDVGDRTLRAFRPPLFDNPATTGFYDDTSRACFSSDCFGAPMPTAELASSDHAGDATEEELRDGQLLWATVDSPWIHNVDTAKYLATVQAVREMEPEAVLSTHLPPAVGIAPRMIDTISGAPGANPFVGPDQAALEQMLASFEPEGTPAAPVVPG; encoded by the coding sequence ATGACTGTTCACAAGGTCGGTCAGGACATCAGCGTCCTCAACGACTGCCTCGAAGTCCCCGGCATCGGCTTCCTCCCCGTCAACGCCTTCGTGCTCCACGCCGCGGAGCCCGTCGTCGTCGACACGGGCGTCGGGCTGCCGGACCGCGACTTCCTCGGCACGCTCGGTTCGGTCGTCGACCCCGCGGATGTGCGGTGGATATGGCTGACGCATCCCGACCGTGACCACACAGGCGGGCTGTTCGCGCTGCTGGACGCCGCACCGCGCGCCCGTCTCGTCACGACCTTCCTCGGCGTCGGCATCATGTCGACGGAGCGGCCGCTCCCGCTGGACCGCGTGTATCTGCTCAACCCCGGCCAGACGCTGGACGTCGGCGACCGTACGCTCAGGGCGTTCCGGCCGCCGCTGTTCGACAACCCTGCCACCACCGGCTTCTACGACGACACGTCGCGCGCCTGCTTCAGCTCGGACTGCTTCGGCGCTCCGATGCCGACCGCCGAGCTGGCGAGCTCCGACCACGCCGGTGACGCCACGGAGGAAGAACTTCGCGACGGTCAACTGCTCTGGGCCACCGTGGACAGCCCGTGGATCCACAACGTCGACACCGCCAAATACCTGGCCACCGTCCAGGCAGTGCGCGAGATGGAGCCGGAGGCGGTCCTCAGCACGCATCTGCCGCCGGCCGTCGGCATCGCACCGCGGATGATCGACACCATCTCCGGAGCACCGGGTGCAAACCCGTTCGTCGGGCCGGACCAGGCGGCGCTCGAGCAGATGCTGGCCTCGTTCGAGCCGGAAGGGACCCCGGCGGCCCCGGTCGTGCCCGGCTGA
- the panD gene encoding aspartate 1-decarboxylase, with the protein MLRTMFKSKIHRATVTQADLHYVGSVTVDRDLMDAADLLPGELVHIVDITNGARLETYVIEGQRGSGVIGINGAAAHLVHPGDLVILISYAQVEDAEARTLVPSVVHVDADNRIVALGSDASEPVPGSDTSRSPQAASAL; encoded by the coding sequence ATGCTGCGCACCATGTTCAAGTCCAAGATCCACCGGGCCACGGTCACCCAGGCCGACCTGCACTACGTCGGGTCCGTGACCGTCGACCGCGACCTCATGGACGCCGCCGACCTGCTGCCCGGTGAGCTGGTCCACATCGTCGACATCACCAACGGCGCGCGCCTTGAGACCTACGTCATCGAGGGGCAGCGCGGCTCCGGTGTGATCGGGATCAACGGGGCCGCCGCGCACCTGGTGCACCCCGGCGACCTGGTGATCCTCATCAGCTACGCACAGGTGGAGGACGCCGAGGCCCGCACCCTGGTGCCCAGCGTCGTCCACGTCGACGCGGACAACCGGATCGTGGCGCTCGGCTCCGACGCCTCCGAGCCCGTACCCGGCAGCGACACCTCGCGCAGCCCGCAGGCGGCCTCCGCGCTCTGA